A genomic stretch from Terriglobus sp. RCC_193 includes:
- a CDS encoding heme A synthase: MHTAVATPSQTHSLKGVRLWAWATLALFVVVVLQGAVVRATSSGAGCGAHWPLCNGEVLPHFQRLATVIEFMHRSLTGISGTMFFVLTAWTFLATPKQHPARKAAVWSLVFLILEALLGAVLVLGHYVENNTSNMRVFVQSIHFTNTMILLAATTAVAVLLGNVKAAAYNKPLRQASLLTIAAVLITGAAGSVAALADTIFPSHSLQAAIAADFAADSPLLIRMRWMHPAASLLIVAATLLLAKRLKQNNAGPAANLLFANLALQMLIGVADVLMLAPTWIQVLHLLGADLFWISLIGISVPLFLAEPSTT, encoded by the coding sequence ATGCATACCGCCGTTGCCACGCCCAGCCAGACACACTCTTTGAAGGGAGTGCGTCTGTGGGCGTGGGCTACGCTTGCGCTTTTTGTAGTGGTGGTTTTGCAGGGAGCGGTGGTACGGGCCACGTCTTCCGGTGCGGGCTGCGGCGCTCATTGGCCGCTGTGTAATGGTGAAGTACTCCCTCACTTCCAGCGGCTGGCCACGGTCATTGAGTTCATGCACCGGTCGCTGACCGGCATCTCAGGCACCATGTTCTTTGTCCTGACAGCATGGACATTCCTGGCTACACCGAAGCAGCATCCCGCACGCAAAGCTGCGGTGTGGTCGCTCGTTTTTCTGATACTGGAAGCGCTTCTGGGCGCGGTGCTGGTGCTGGGCCATTACGTTGAAAACAACACGTCGAATATGCGGGTGTTCGTACAATCCATCCACTTCACGAACACGATGATCCTGCTGGCGGCGACCACTGCCGTTGCTGTTCTGCTGGGGAATGTGAAGGCCGCGGCCTACAACAAACCGCTGCGACAGGCATCGTTGCTGACGATTGCGGCTGTTCTCATTACGGGTGCTGCAGGTTCGGTGGCAGCACTGGCGGATACGATCTTCCCATCGCACTCGCTTCAAGCCGCCATTGCAGCCGATTTCGCTGCGGATTCGCCGTTGCTGATCCGTATGCGCTGGATGCATCCCGCGGCTTCCCTGCTGATTGTTGCCGCTACGCTGCTGCTGGCGAAACGCCTCAAGCAGAACAACGCTGGCCCTGCGGCGAATCTGCTCTTCGCAAATCTTGCGTTGCAGATGTTGATTGGCGTTGCCGATGTGTTGATGCTGGCACCGACGTGGATCCAGGTGCTCCATCTGTTGGGTGCAGATTTGTTCTGGATTTCGCTCATTGGCATCAGTGTTCCGCTATTCCTTGCCGAGCCTTCCACCACATAG
- the proC gene encoding pyrroline-5-carboxylate reductase, giving the protein MSTELEYENTQPPAAMPGVKVAILGTGKMGGILLQAFLKNNLLHAEQIIATVAHPERAHALSAQYSVEVITDNLEAAKQADVILLGVKPIQVPALIEQIRPVLTPQKMLVSFAASVKTSAIEDAAGIEIPVVRSMPNTPAMLGAGITALCRGRFVSEDQLGIAQRIFGTVGRTVVVDEKHMDAVTGLSGSGPAFIYIIIEALAEAGVNVGLPRDIATLLAAQTTFGSARMVLETGYHPALLKDAVTTPAGCTVDGILELEEGGLRVTLIKAVKRATQRAKELAAG; this is encoded by the coding sequence ATGAGCACAGAACTGGAATACGAAAACACGCAGCCCCCCGCAGCCATGCCCGGCGTCAAGGTGGCTATCCTGGGCACCGGCAAGATGGGCGGCATTCTTCTGCAGGCCTTCCTGAAAAACAACCTGCTGCACGCGGAGCAGATCATCGCCACGGTTGCCCATCCGGAACGTGCCCACGCTCTGTCCGCGCAGTACAGCGTAGAGGTCATCACGGACAATCTGGAAGCGGCGAAGCAGGCAGACGTGATCCTGCTGGGCGTCAAGCCGATCCAGGTTCCGGCATTGATTGAGCAGATTCGGCCGGTACTGACACCGCAGAAGATGCTGGTGTCGTTTGCAGCTTCGGTGAAGACCTCGGCAATTGAAGATGCTGCCGGCATCGAGATTCCCGTGGTGCGTTCCATGCCGAACACCCCGGCGATGCTGGGTGCGGGCATTACGGCGCTTTGCCGCGGACGCTTTGTGTCGGAAGATCAGCTTGGCATTGCGCAGCGCATCTTCGGAACCGTTGGCCGCACCGTGGTGGTGGATGAAAAACACATGGATGCCGTCACCGGTCTCTCTGGCTCCGGTCCCGCGTTCATTTACATCATCATTGAGGCGCTGGCCGAAGCGGGTGTCAACGTTGGCCTGCCGCGCGATATCGCAACACTACTTGCTGCTCAGACGACGTTCGGCTCTGCACGTATGGTGCTGGAAACCGGCTACCATCCTGCCCTGCTAAAAGACGCGGTCACCACGCCGGCCGGTTGCACGGTGGACGGCATTCTTGAACTGGAAGAAGGCGGTCTGCGCGTGACGCTGATTAAAGCTGTGAAGCGCGCGACGCAACGCGCGAAAGAACTTGCTGCAGGATAA
- a CDS encoding Uma2 family endonuclease: MATAPALMTIEQYLHTSYSPDVDFVDGHIEERNLGEFDHGHLQVLLSSWFLQHMSTTGLVPCSELRIRVSPYRIRICDVAAVSRDIKREQVAVTPPVVCIEILSPEDRLSRAEAVLSDYREMGVPNIWLIDPVRRAAYFFNRDGLHHAQNNILPIAGTEHSVDVNSLFAALDELNA, translated from the coding sequence ATGGCGACCGCACCCGCGCTGATGACAATCGAGCAGTATCTTCACACGTCCTACAGCCCTGACGTCGATTTCGTCGACGGCCACATTGAGGAAAGAAACTTGGGCGAATTCGATCACGGCCATCTTCAGGTTCTACTAAGTTCCTGGTTCCTTCAACATATGTCTACGACCGGGCTCGTCCCGTGCAGCGAATTGCGTATTCGTGTTTCACCTTATCGGATTCGTATTTGTGATGTTGCAGCGGTTTCACGCGATATCAAACGCGAACAGGTAGCCGTAACGCCGCCGGTGGTTTGCATTGAAATTCTTTCCCCGGAAGATCGCCTTTCCCGTGCGGAAGCTGTCCTGTCTGATTACCGCGAAATGGGCGTACCAAACATCTGGTTGATCGATCCTGTACGTCGCGCAGCTTACTTCTTTAATCGCGATGGTCTTCATCACGCGCAGAACAACATTCTGCCCATCGCAGGCACCGAACACTCTGTAGACGTCAACTCTCTTTTTGCAGCACTGGATGAACTGAACGCATGA
- a CDS encoding M28 family peptidase, with protein sequence MRRLSRLAATLLCFSFASLAASAQIPLLSERKDWSGPADAWWAHVSYLADDKLEGRRAGTPGYEKAVAYVEEQFKSIGLKPAGTNGYQQSFALVPTSIDTAASFFRVNVNGKTVDFPIGTDATLAPGTENTSISNAPMVFIGYGLRIPKKHIDDFAGADVKGKVVVFFNAPPINLQGPQRAYARGNDQRWKQLAAAGAVGMISLAPAPPQNNANGPARAGGARLLFEDPALNSMKGLQVSATIAYSAAEKLFEGSGHSYEELRKLANAGETLPHFALPGTLEARTTISKGTPVHMSNVIGLLEGSDAKLKKEYVVVSAHLDHLGIGRPVNGDSLYNGAMDNASGSASVMECAKLMAKYPHPKRSILFIALAGEELGELGSAYFATKPTVPKKDVVADLNMDMYLPLFPLRFIEVQGLGESTLGNDARAAFQLNDAEVQFDKQPDENRFVRSDQVNFVKQGIPALAFKFGWTPDSPEQKVFMDWVKTRYHKPSDDLQQPVDKVAAAQFTVVLGQLTTRVANGPRPEWYPESSFADQSVPTK encoded by the coding sequence ATGCGTCGTCTATCGCGGCTTGCCGCTACGCTGCTCTGCTTTTCGTTCGCCTCGCTTGCGGCCTCCGCGCAGATTCCCCTGCTGAGTGAACGCAAGGACTGGTCCGGCCCTGCCGATGCATGGTGGGCGCATGTCTCGTATCTTGCAGATGACAAGCTGGAAGGCCGTCGCGCTGGAACTCCGGGCTACGAAAAGGCTGTCGCGTACGTGGAAGAGCAGTTCAAATCGATTGGATTGAAGCCTGCGGGTACCAACGGTTATCAGCAGTCATTTGCGCTTGTACCCACGTCCATTGATACGGCCGCTTCGTTCTTCCGCGTGAATGTTAACGGCAAGACCGTCGACTTTCCTATTGGCACCGATGCGACACTGGCTCCCGGCACAGAGAACACCTCGATCTCGAATGCTCCAATGGTCTTCATTGGCTATGGTCTGCGCATTCCGAAGAAGCATATCGACGACTTCGCCGGTGCAGACGTAAAGGGCAAGGTGGTTGTCTTTTTCAATGCACCGCCGATCAACCTGCAAGGGCCGCAACGCGCGTATGCTCGCGGCAACGATCAGCGCTGGAAACAGCTTGCGGCGGCTGGTGCGGTGGGTATGATTTCGCTGGCACCTGCACCACCGCAGAACAACGCGAACGGCCCGGCCCGTGCGGGCGGCGCACGTCTTCTGTTCGAAGATCCTGCGCTGAACAGCATGAAGGGTTTGCAGGTGAGCGCGACGATTGCCTACAGTGCCGCCGAGAAGTTGTTTGAAGGCAGCGGCCACAGCTACGAAGAGTTGCGCAAACTGGCGAATGCCGGCGAGACGCTGCCGCACTTTGCACTGCCCGGCACGCTGGAAGCCAGGACGACGATCAGCAAGGGCACGCCGGTCCACATGTCCAACGTGATTGGCCTGCTGGAAGGTTCTGACGCGAAGCTGAAGAAGGAATATGTGGTGGTCAGTGCGCATCTGGACCACCTGGGCATTGGTCGTCCTGTGAATGGTGACAGCCTCTACAACGGCGCTATGGACAATGCTTCCGGCTCGGCTTCCGTGATGGAATGCGCCAAGCTGATGGCGAAGTATCCGCATCCGAAGCGGTCGATTCTGTTCATTGCACTTGCGGGTGAAGAGTTGGGCGAACTTGGTTCTGCCTATTTTGCCACCAAGCCCACCGTTCCCAAGAAGGACGTGGTGGCCGACCTGAACATGGACATGTATCTGCCGCTCTTTCCGCTGCGGTTTATCGAGGTGCAGGGGCTGGGCGAGAGCACGCTTGGTAATGATGCCCGCGCTGCCTTCCAGTTGAACGATGCGGAAGTTCAGTTTGACAAGCAGCCGGATGAGAACCGCTTTGTCCGTTCCGACCAGGTGAACTTTGTGAAGCAGGGCATTCCGGCGCTGGCCTTCAAGTTCGGCTGGACACCGGATTCGCCCGAACAGAAAGTCTTCATGGATTGGGTCAAAACCCGCTATCACAAGCCCAGCGATGACCTGCAACAGCCTGTCGACAAGGTAGCCGCGGCACAGTTCACGGTAGTCCTGGGACAGCTCACCACACGAGTGGCCAACGGACCGCGACCGGAATGGTACCCGGAGAGCTCTTTTGCGGATCAGAGCGTTCCCACCAAATAG
- the murA gene encoding UDP-N-acetylglucosamine 1-carboxyvinyltransferase — MDKFVVRGGNPLLGTIKVSGAKNSALPCMAAAILTEEEVVLENIPQVRDIETERKLLESMGAHVELGYGRAQHRTTIQCAVLSDPEAKYEIVKTMRASSLVLGPLVARAGIARVALPGGCSIGDRPIDLHLKGLELMGAKITQEYGYIEAKADRLHGAHISFDKITVTGTEDLLMAATLADGETVMENCAQEPEVTDLAEMLIGMGAQIEGAGTSTIRVKGVSKLHGVRHRINPDRIEAGTFLIAGAISGGDLNVDSLNPAHLGAVIAKLEECGVRMDVGKDNIRVRSEGRGSLKAADITTVEYPGFPTDMQAQYMALATQAEGTSIITENIFENRFMHVPELSRMGANIRVEGRTATVRGRTPLQSAAVMCSDLRASASLVLAALIADGETILDRVYHIDRGYERIEEKLRGVGAQIRRMGEVFSKR, encoded by the coding sequence ATGGATAAGTTTGTTGTCCGTGGTGGCAATCCGTTGCTTGGCACCATCAAGGTTTCCGGCGCAAAGAACTCGGCTCTTCCGTGCATGGCTGCGGCCATCCTTACAGAAGAAGAAGTGGTTCTTGAAAACATTCCCCAGGTCCGCGACATTGAGACCGAACGCAAGCTGCTGGAAAGCATGGGCGCGCATGTGGAGCTGGGCTATGGCCGCGCGCAGCATCGCACCACGATCCAGTGCGCTGTGCTGTCCGATCCGGAAGCCAAGTACGAGATTGTGAAGACCATGCGCGCGTCGTCGCTGGTGCTTGGACCGCTGGTGGCACGTGCCGGCATTGCTCGCGTGGCGCTGCCCGGCGGATGCTCCATCGGCGACCGCCCCATTGACCTGCACCTGAAGGGTCTGGAACTGATGGGCGCGAAGATCACGCAGGAGTATGGCTACATTGAAGCCAAGGCGGATCGACTGCACGGTGCGCATATCTCCTTTGACAAGATTACCGTCACCGGTACGGAAGACCTGTTGATGGCAGCGACCCTGGCCGACGGCGAAACCGTGATGGAAAACTGCGCGCAGGAACCGGAAGTAACTGACCTGGCCGAGATGCTGATCGGCATGGGTGCGCAGATTGAAGGCGCAGGCACGTCCACCATCCGCGTGAAAGGTGTGTCGAAGCTGCATGGCGTACGCCATCGTATCAATCCGGATCGCATTGAAGCAGGCACATTCCTCATTGCCGGAGCGATCTCCGGTGGCGATCTGAATGTGGATTCGCTGAACCCCGCGCATCTGGGCGCTGTGATTGCCAAGCTGGAAGAGTGCGGCGTGCGTATGGATGTGGGCAAGGACAACATTCGCGTACGCAGCGAAGGCCGTGGATCGCTGAAGGCCGCGGACATTACCACCGTGGAGTATCCGGGCTTCCCCACCGACATGCAGGCGCAGTACATGGCGCTGGCAACGCAGGCGGAAGGCACCAGCATCATTACGGAAAACATCTTCGAAAACCGTTTCATGCACGTGCCGGAGCTGTCGCGCATGGGAGCGAACATCCGTGTGGAAGGCCGCACCGCAACCGTTCGCGGCCGCACGCCGTTACAGTCCGCCGCAGTAATGTGCAGCGATCTTCGCGCTTCAGCGTCGTTGGTGCTGGCCGCACTGATTGCCGATGGCGAAACCATCCTGGATCGCGTGTACCACATTGACCGTGGCTACGAGCGTATTGAAGAAAAGCTTCGCGGTGTGGGCGCGCAGATTCGCCGTATGGGCGAGGTCTTCAGTAAACGATAG